In a genomic window of Rhinolophus ferrumequinum isolate MPI-CBG mRhiFer1 chromosome 2, mRhiFer1_v1.p, whole genome shotgun sequence:
- the SLC33A1 gene encoding acetyl-coenzyme A transporter 1 isoform X2 encodes MSPTISHKDNSRQRRPGTFNHSLDMKSGLLPPGDWDDSHLDLVGGEGDKEALLLDTGDFSKPPRSCRAELSSILLLLFLYVLQGIPLGLAGSIPLILQSKNISYTDQAFFSFVFWPFSLKLLWAPLVDAVYLRNFGRRKSWLVPTQYVLGLFMIYLSTQVDHLLGNTDGRTPDVVALTVTFFLFEFLAATQDIAVDGWALTMLSRENVGYASTCNSVGQTAGYFLGNVLFLALESADFCNKYLRFQPQPRGIVTLSDWFFSSRCSNRTEIGRRGSTQRTFSLIGSSNGSFADTIASDYQQIHCRSPATKRILQSHALQVTLYSMYVSIMAFNAKVSDPLIGGTYMTLLNTVSNLGGNWPSTVALWLVDPLTVKECVGASNQNCRTPDNVELCKKLGGSCVTALDGYYMESIICVFIGFGWWFFLGPKFKKLQDEGPSSWKCKRSN; translated from the exons ATGTCACCCACCATCTCCCACAAGGACAACAGTCGGCAACGACGGCCAGGGACTTTCAATCACTCTCTGGATATGAAGAGTGGCCTTCTGCCGCCGGGCGACTGGGATGACAGTCATCTGGATTTGGTGGGCGGAGAAGGGGATAAAGAAGCTCTTCTGCTGGATACTGGTGATTTCTCAAAACCCCCACGGAGCTGCCGGGCCGAATTAAGCAGCATTTTgctgttgctttttctttatgtGCTTCAGGGCATTCCTCTGGGCCTGGCAGGAAGCATCCCACTCATTTTGCAGAGCAAAAATATTAGCTATACAGATCAAgcttttttcagttttgtcttttggCCCTTCAGCCTCAAATTGCTCTGGGCCCCATTGGTTGATGCGGTGTACTTGAGGAACTTCGGTCGTCGCAAATCTTGGCTTGTCCCTACACAGTATGTACTGGGACTGTTCATGATATATTTATCCACTCAGGTGGACCATTTGCTCGGGAATACTGATGGCAGAACCCCCGATGTAGTTGCTCTCACTGTGACAttctttttgtttgaatttctgGCCGCCACTCAGGACATCGCTGTGGATGGTTGGGCGTTAACTATGTTATCCCGGGAAAACGTGGGTTATGCTTCTACTTGCAATTCAGTGGGCCAAACAGCGGGCTACTTTTTGggcaatgttttgtttttagcccTTGAATCTGCCGACTTTTGTAACAAATATTTGCGGTTTCAGCCTCAACCCAGGGGAATCGTTACTCTTTCAG attGGTTTTTCAGCAGCAGATGCAGTAACAGGACTGAAATTGGTAGAAGAGGGAGTACCCAAAGAACATTTAGCCTTATTGGCAGTTCCAATGGTTCCTTTGCAGATACTATTGCCTCTGATTATCAGCAAATACACTGCAGGTCCCCAGCCACTAAACGTATTTTACAAAGCCATGCCCTACAg GTTACATTATACAGCATGTATGTTTCCATAATGGCGTTCAATGCAAAGGTTAGCGATCCACTTATTGGAGGAACATATATGACCCTTTTAAATACTGTGTCCAATCTGGGAGGAAACTGGCCTTCTACAGTAGCTCTTTGGCTAGTAGATCCCCTCACAGTGAAAGAGTGTGTAGGAGCATCAAACCAGAATTGTCGAACACCTGATAATGTTGAG cttTGCAAAAAACTCGGTGGCTCGTGTGTTACAGCACTGGATGGTTATTATATGGAGTccattatttgtgtgtttattggaTTTGGTTGGTGGTTCTTTCTTggtccaaaatttaaaaagttacaggaTGAAGGACCCTCTTCATGGAAGTGCAAAAGGAGCAATTAA
- the SLC33A1 gene encoding acetyl-coenzyme A transporter 1 isoform X1, which yields MSPTISHKDNSRQRRPGTFNHSLDMKSGLLPPGDWDDSHLDLVGGEGDKEALLLDTGDFSKPPRSCRAELSSILLLLFLYVLQGIPLGLAGSIPLILQSKNISYTDQAFFSFVFWPFSLKLLWAPLVDAVYLRNFGRRKSWLVPTQYVLGLFMIYLSTQVDHLLGNTDGRTPDVVALTVTFFLFEFLAATQDIAVDGWALTMLSRENVGYASTCNSVGQTAGYFLGNVLFLALESADFCNKYLRFQPQPRGIVTLSDFLFFWGTVFLITTTLVALLKKENKEVSVGKEETQGITDTYKLLFAIIKMPAVLTFCLLILTAKIGFSAADAVTGLKLVEEGVPKEHLALLAVPMVPLQILLPLIISKYTAGPQPLNVFYKAMPYRLLLGLEFALLVWWTAKVEHQGGFPIYYYIILLLSYALHQVTLYSMYVSIMAFNAKVSDPLIGGTYMTLLNTVSNLGGNWPSTVALWLVDPLTVKECVGASNQNCRTPDNVELCKKLGGSCVTALDGYYMESIICVFIGFGWWFFLGPKFKKLQDEGPSSWKCKRSN from the exons ATGTCACCCACCATCTCCCACAAGGACAACAGTCGGCAACGACGGCCAGGGACTTTCAATCACTCTCTGGATATGAAGAGTGGCCTTCTGCCGCCGGGCGACTGGGATGACAGTCATCTGGATTTGGTGGGCGGAGAAGGGGATAAAGAAGCTCTTCTGCTGGATACTGGTGATTTCTCAAAACCCCCACGGAGCTGCCGGGCCGAATTAAGCAGCATTTTgctgttgctttttctttatgtGCTTCAGGGCATTCCTCTGGGCCTGGCAGGAAGCATCCCACTCATTTTGCAGAGCAAAAATATTAGCTATACAGATCAAgcttttttcagttttgtcttttggCCCTTCAGCCTCAAATTGCTCTGGGCCCCATTGGTTGATGCGGTGTACTTGAGGAACTTCGGTCGTCGCAAATCTTGGCTTGTCCCTACACAGTATGTACTGGGACTGTTCATGATATATTTATCCACTCAGGTGGACCATTTGCTCGGGAATACTGATGGCAGAACCCCCGATGTAGTTGCTCTCACTGTGACAttctttttgtttgaatttctgGCCGCCACTCAGGACATCGCTGTGGATGGTTGGGCGTTAACTATGTTATCCCGGGAAAACGTGGGTTATGCTTCTACTTGCAATTCAGTGGGCCAAACAGCGGGCTACTTTTTGggcaatgttttgtttttagcccTTGAATCTGCCGACTTTTGTAACAAATATTTGCGGTTTCAGCCTCAACCCAGGGGAATCGTTACTCTTTCAG atttcctttttttctggggAACTGTATTTTTGATAACAACAACTTTAGTTGCccttctgaaaaaagaaaacaaagaagtatcagtaggaaaagaagaaaccCAAGGGATCACAGATACCTACAAACTGCTTTTTGCAATTATAAAAATGCCGGCAGTTCTGACATTTTGCCTTCTGATTCTGACTGCAAAg attGGTTTTTCAGCAGCAGATGCAGTAACAGGACTGAAATTGGTAGAAGAGGGAGTACCCAAAGAACATTTAGCCTTATTGGCAGTTCCAATGGTTCCTTTGCAGATACTATTGCCTCTGATTATCAGCAAATACACTGCAGGTCCCCAGCCACTAAACGTATTTTACAAAGCCATGCCCTACAg attATTGCTTGGATTAGAGTTTGCTCTATTGGTTTGGTGGACTGCTAAAGTAGAGCATCAAGGGGGATTCCCTATATATTACTACATTATACTGCTGCTGAGTTACGCGTTACATCAG GTTACATTATACAGCATGTATGTTTCCATAATGGCGTTCAATGCAAAGGTTAGCGATCCACTTATTGGAGGAACATATATGACCCTTTTAAATACTGTGTCCAATCTGGGAGGAAACTGGCCTTCTACAGTAGCTCTTTGGCTAGTAGATCCCCTCACAGTGAAAGAGTGTGTAGGAGCATCAAACCAGAATTGTCGAACACCTGATAATGTTGAG cttTGCAAAAAACTCGGTGGCTCGTGTGTTACAGCACTGGATGGTTATTATATGGAGTccattatttgtgtgtttattggaTTTGGTTGGTGGTTCTTTCTTggtccaaaatttaaaaagttacaggaTGAAGGACCCTCTTCATGGAAGTGCAAAAGGAGCAATTAA
- the C2H3orf33 gene encoding protein C3orf33 homolog isoform X2 — protein sequence MAIAGTTLLLRSVRLTSKFTSSSDIPVEFIRRNVKLRGRLRRITENGLEIEHIPITLPIIASWRKEPCGVLLVKLAGVELTETGKAWLQKELKPSQLLWFQLLGKENSTLFCYLLVNRGRYFSVNLNEEILRRGLGKTVLVKGLNYDSKIYWKIHRNLLKAELTALKKGEGIWKEESEKESYLEKFKNSWRETWKKDSYFKKAGSDFNLKKSYDKFRSTYEAWKDNYLILKFKELMSRIHFRRKG from the exons ATGGCCATAGCTGGAACAACCTTGCTTCTAAGAAGTGTTCGACTG ACGTCAAAATTTACAAGTTCTTCAGATATTCCAGTAGAATTTATAAGAAGGAATGTTAAATTACGTGGTCGATTACGCCGAATAACCGAGAATGGTTTGGAAATTGAACATATTCCTATTACTCTACCTATTATAGCTTCATGGAGAA AAGAGCCATGTGGTGTTTTGCTGGTGAAGCTGGCTGGAGTAGAACTCACTGAAACTGGGAAGGCGTGGTTACAAAAAGAACTGAAACCTTCCCAACTTCTATGGTTTCAACTTCTTGGAAAGGAGAATTCAACACTCTTTTGCTATCTTTTAGTGAATAGG gGTAGATATTTTAGTGTGAATCTGAATGAAGAAATTTTGAGAAGAGGCCTTGGCAAAACTGTTCTTGTTAAAGGGTTAAATTATGATTCTAAAATCTATTGGAAAATTCACAGAAACTTACTTAAAGCTGAATTAACAGccttaaaaaaaggagaaggaatatGGAAGGAAGAATctgaaaaagaaagttatttggAAAAATTCAAAAACTCTTGGAGAGAAACATGGAAAAaagacagttattttaaaaaagctggATCAGATTTCAACCTGAAAAAAAGTTATGACAAATTTAGAAGTACTTATGAAGCATGGAAAGACAACTACTTAATACTGAAGTTCAAAGAACTTATGAGTCGCATACACTTTCGTAGAAAAGGGTGA
- the C2H3orf33 gene encoding protein C3orf33 homolog isoform X1, with protein MAGRPAAPASPPADPDGAAPNVVARLSQWADDHLRLVRSISTVMAIAGTTLLLRSVRLTSKFTSSSDIPVEFIRRNVKLRGRLRRITENGLEIEHIPITLPIIASWRKEPCGVLLVKLAGVELTETGKAWLQKELKPSQLLWFQLLGKENSTLFCYLLVNRGRYFSVNLNEEILRRGLGKTVLVKGLNYDSKIYWKIHRNLLKAELTALKKGEGIWKEESEKESYLEKFKNSWRETWKKDSYFKKAGSDFNLKKSYDKFRSTYEAWKDNYLILKFKELMSRIHFRRKG; from the exons ATGGCGGGGCGGCCCGCGGCCCCCGCCTCGCCGCCGGCGGACCCAGACGGAGCGGCGCCCAATGTGGTGGCGCGGCTCTCGCAGTGGGCGGACGACCACCTGCGCCTCGTCCGG AGCATCAGCACCGTAATGGCCATAGCTGGAACAACCTTGCTTCTAAGAAGTGTTCGACTG ACGTCAAAATTTACAAGTTCTTCAGATATTCCAGTAGAATTTATAAGAAGGAATGTTAAATTACGTGGTCGATTACGCCGAATAACCGAGAATGGTTTGGAAATTGAACATATTCCTATTACTCTACCTATTATAGCTTCATGGAGAA AAGAGCCATGTGGTGTTTTGCTGGTGAAGCTGGCTGGAGTAGAACTCACTGAAACTGGGAAGGCGTGGTTACAAAAAGAACTGAAACCTTCCCAACTTCTATGGTTTCAACTTCTTGGAAAGGAGAATTCAACACTCTTTTGCTATCTTTTAGTGAATAGG gGTAGATATTTTAGTGTGAATCTGAATGAAGAAATTTTGAGAAGAGGCCTTGGCAAAACTGTTCTTGTTAAAGGGTTAAATTATGATTCTAAAATCTATTGGAAAATTCACAGAAACTTACTTAAAGCTGAATTAACAGccttaaaaaaaggagaaggaatatGGAAGGAAGAATctgaaaaagaaagttatttggAAAAATTCAAAAACTCTTGGAGAGAAACATGGAAAAaagacagttattttaaaaaagctggATCAGATTTCAACCTGAAAAAAAGTTATGACAAATTTAGAAGTACTTATGAAGCATGGAAAGACAACTACTTAATACTGAAGTTCAAAGAACTTATGAGTCGCATACACTTTCGTAGAAAAGGGTGA